Proteins from a genomic interval of Marinitoga sp. 1197:
- the argF gene encoding ornithine carbamoyltransferase, protein MPINLKGRSLLSLKDYKPEEIKYLLDLAFDLKSKKRAGIRTETLKGKNIVLIFDKTSTRTRTAFEVAALDEGAHVTFLTNSQMGKKESIEDTAKVLGRMYDGIEYRGFKQKVVEDLAKYSGVPVWNGLTDEAHPTQGLADVMTMMEFIHKPLNQMKVVFIGDTRNNVANTLMRISAKLGMHYVAVGPESLKPSDEMMNEALETAKETGAVIEYTSELDGVKGADVIYTDVWVSMGEEDKMPERVELLTPYRVDMDLIKKTENQNVIFLHCLPSFHDFETIVAREAKERGLDIREVTDEVFRSRHSKVFDQAENRMHTIKAIMIATL, encoded by the coding sequence ATGCCAATTAATTTAAAAGGAAGAAGTTTATTATCATTGAAAGATTATAAACCAGAAGAAATAAAATATTTATTAGATTTAGCTTTTGATTTAAAATCTAAGAAAAGAGCAGGCATTAGAACTGAAACATTAAAAGGTAAAAATATAGTATTGATTTTCGATAAAACATCTACAAGGACCAGAACTGCATTTGAGGTTGCTGCTTTAGATGAAGGAGCTCATGTAACATTCTTAACAAATAGTCAAATGGGTAAAAAAGAATCTATTGAAGATACGGCTAAGGTTTTAGGAAGAATGTACGATGGTATTGAATACAGAGGATTTAAACAGAAAGTTGTAGAAGATTTGGCAAAGTACTCAGGTGTTCCTGTTTGGAATGGGCTAACAGATGAAGCTCATCCTACTCAAGGATTAGCAGATGTAATGACAATGATGGAATTTATACATAAACCATTAAATCAAATGAAAGTAGTTTTTATTGGTGATACGAGAAATAACGTTGCAAATACATTAATGAGAATTTCTGCAAAATTAGGAATGCATTATGTAGCTGTAGGACCAGAATCATTAAAACCTTCTGATGAAATGATGAACGAAGCTTTAGAAACTGCTAAAGAAACTGGTGCTGTAATTGAATATACCTCCGAATTAGATGGAGTTAAAGGGGCTGATGTAATATATACTGATGTATGGGTATCAATGGGAGAAGAAGATAAAATGCCAGAAAGAGTTGAACTATTAACCCCATATAGAGTTGACATGGATTTAATTAAAAAAACAGAAAATCAAAATGTGATTTTCTTACATTGTCTTCCATCATTCCATGATTTTGAAACAATTGTTGCTAGAGAAGCTAAAGAAAGAGGTCTTGATATTAGGGAAGTTACAGATGAAGTATTTAGAAGCAGACATTCAAAAGTTTTTGATCAAGCTGAAAACAGAATGCATACAATAAAAGCTATTATGATAGCTACACTATAA